The genomic DNA ATCCCATTTAAGTGCTGGTCTTGACTGGAGTAGCCTAGAGAAGCTAGCTAAGCTAATTGAGGCCACATGCTGCGCTTTTTCCTCAACCCCATTCAGATaaaacagcctacctgttggtttctcattgtagcctactccttctcatttcACAGACTTTAATTCCATAATTGAATTCCATCTTGCATTGCGTTAGTGAACTCTCACTCCACTTGCAACACATTGAGCCGCTTTGATTGGCTAACATAAACGACAAGCTACACACGTGAAGGCTACCAGTCTTTTTATGGGCGTACCGTGCACGtcataaaaacattgaaaagtttgttttattaaattaataatTTGAAATGTCCTCGTATGTCCTTGTATGTAACAATGTCACATGGGTATTTTAATTATAGGCCTTTAATAAAATGTTATCACAAAAATGAATACTCACAAGTATTCAAATAGTAATGTCCGTTCGGATATTCAAATAACCGTTCATATCCCTAATGAACACATTCTCTAGACAAACGGATTCAACTAATCCTGAAGACCTTCAATCAATCCTTGAATTATGTGTGTTTGGAACTGGACTGGAACAAAAGCCTCTACACACTGGCCCCTGTTGCTTACCTCCATCCTAATGTAGcgtatgatctctctctctctctttctctttctttctctctctctttctctctggtctctttgcTAAGgattgtttctctttctctctctggtctctttgctaaggattgtttctctctctctctctcaggtctctttGCTAAGGATTGTTTNNNNNNNNNNNNNNNNNNNNNNNNNNNNNNNNNNNNNNNNNNNNNNNNNNNNNNNNNNNNNNNNNNNNNNNNNNNNNNNNNNNNNNNNNNNNNNNNNNNNNNNNNNNNNNNNNNNNNNNNNNNNNNNNNNNNNNNNNNNNNNNNNNNNNNNNNNNNNNNNNNNNNNNNNNNNNNNNNNNNNNNNNNNNNNNNNNNNNNNNNNNNNNNNNNNNNNNNNNNNNNNNNNNNNNNNNNNNNNNNNNNNNNNNNNNNNNNNNNNNNNNNNNNNNNNNNNNNNNNNNNNNNNNNNNNNNNNNNNNNNNNNNNNNNNNNNNNNACAAAACACAAGAGagattttgtttctctctcctctctctggtctctttgcTAAggattgtttttctctctctctctctctctggtctctctttgctaggattgtttctctctctctctctctctctctgtctctttgctaaggatgttttcttctctctctctctctggtctctttgctaaggattgtttctctctctctctctggtctctttgctaaggattgtttctctctctctctctctggtctctttgctaaggattgtttctctctctctctctctggtctctttgcTAAGgaattgtttctctctctctctctctggtctctttgctaaggattgtttctctctctctctctctggtctctttgctaaggttgttttctctctctctctctggtctcctcctTTGCTAaggattgtttctctctctctctgctggtctcTTTGCTAaggattgtttctctctctctcctctctggtctgctTTGCTAaggattgtttctctctctctctctctggtcttttgCTAagattgtttctctctctctctctggtctctttgctaaggattgtttctctctctctctctgtctctttgctaAGGattgttttcctcctctctctctctctggtctctttgctaaggattgtttctctctctctctctctggtctcttgctaaggattgtttctctctctctctcgcgtctcttTGCTAaggattttttctctctctctctcaggtccttGTTaggattgtttctctctctctcctctctggtctctttctaaggtttgttctctctctgctctctctctctgtcctttgctagattttctctctctctcctctgtctcttgcctaaggtgtttctctctctctcctcttggtcTCTTTGCTAAGGATGTTtctcctctcatctgtctcttgCTAGGATTGTTTCTCTCATACTTGCTAAGACTGTCTCGGCCCCAGGCTGCAGTATGATCTGAACTGAGGAGGGCGATGATAGCCGCAGCAGCTACAGAAAGAGCCTATCAACCCCAACCTCATTCCCCTAGCAGTCCGCAAAACCCAACCTCCACAGGACTCAcacagaagaagaaaaggagaaaaaaagagaaaaaggtaGGACCACAGATGACATAGACTCAAGGTTTTTATATTCTGTCTCCATGGTAAGGATTGATTGGCGCCAGGGGTATTTATTCATAGTCTACAGtggctctttctccctctctcaattcaaagggctttattggtaaTGAGAAacttgtttacattgccaaagcacgtgaaatagataataaacaaacaaatatgaacagtaaacattactcaagttttttttaatagacatttcaaatgtcattatggctatatacagtgttataatgatgtgcaaatagttaaagtacaaagggaaaataacataaatatgggttgtattgacaatggtgtttgttctcaactggttgcccttttcttgtggcaacaggtcacaaatcttgctgctgtgatggcacactggtatttcacccaatagatatgggagtttatcaaaattggatttgttttggaattatttatgggtctgtgtaatctgagggaaatatttgtctctaatataatcatacatttggcaggaggttaggaagtgcagctcagtttccacctcattttgtaggcAGTGTGCTCTctgttgagagccaggtctgcctacggcggtctgtctatctctctcgtGCGAGGTATTTATCGCTCCTGTAAAATGTAACACTTGGGTTAACACCCCCTGGTGACcatgtctctctgtcctgagAGAAGTTGCATCAGTGACGCATTGCAGAATAACCAACATTTTAAATAGATGATTCATGTAGTGATATGGATATAAAACTCTAGCAGTTTGATTCTTCTTTGTCTTTCattgcttctctctcctcccctttcctcaggagaagaagggaaagaagaagaagaggaagagagagaggaaggagtccGAAAgtgacagcagcagcagtggaCCCAGTCAGGCCAAGAGAGGGCGCCATGacgacagagaggacagaaagaagaagaaacacaAGAAGCACAAGTCCCACAAACACATCTGAGACTGATCTGATGGACTGACACACATtgcactaaacacacacaaattacactgtagacacacatacacacagttaaaATGTGAACACGCACATACACAGCGTAGActtggatggacacacacacaagttgaCGCAACAGTCAGAAGCCCCTCATAGCCCCTTGCCCCTACCGTCTGACACATGCAGATCCATAGAAACCTGATAGGTGTTAGCAATATGGCAGCTTCCCTGAGCCCATCGGAAAGTGAAGTATATATTGCACCTATCCAGTTCCCTCAGATCTACCTTTAACACTGAAGAGGTTAGTATTGTTTTCAGGACGACAGTATAGGTGTCTCAGATCCCACAACACCTGGAGTTAACATCTCAGGAACCATATCAAGACGTTGTAATCTGTGCAGGCCTGTGCTGTGTTAGTAATGTGTGTATCTGGAACCAGTCCACCTGTCCTCACTGGTCAGGTTAGACGcatgacatacactacatgaccaaaagtatgtggacacctgctcgtcgaacatctcattccaaaatcatgggcattaatatagagttagTCCCctccttgctgctataacagcctccactcttctgtgaaggctttctactagatgttggaacattgctgcgaggacttacttccattcagccacaagagcattagtgaggtcaggcactgatgttgggtgattaggcctggctcacagtcggcgttccaattcatcccaaaggtgttcgatggggttgaggtcaggactctgtgcagtctagtaaagttcttccacaactatctcgacaaaccatgctaaaacaggaaagggccttccccaaactgttgccacaaagttggaagcagaattgtctagattgtcattgtatgctgtagcgttaagatttcccttcactggaactaaggggcctagcccgaaccataaactGTCCCAGATCATTaatactcctccaccaaactttacagtgggtactatgcattagggcaggtagcgttctcctggcatctgccaaccccagatttgtctgtcggactgccagatggggaagtgtgattcatcactccagagaacacatttccactgctccggagtccaatggcggtgagctttccaccactctagccgacgcttggcattgcgcatggtgatcttaggcttgtgtgcggctgctcggccatggaaacccatttcattaagctcctgacaaacagttcttgtgctgatgttggttccaaaggaagtttggaactcggtagtgagtgctgcaaccgaggacagatgatttttatgcgcttcacgTTTCCGCACTCcgtgatcccgttctgtgagctagtgtggcctaccacttcgcggctgagccgttgttgctcctagacattctcacttcacaataacagcacttacaattgatcggggcagctctagcagggcagaaatttgacgaactgacttgttggaaaggtggcatcctatgatggtgccacgttgaaatccactgagctcttcagtaaggccattttactgccagtctttgtctatggagattgcatggctgtgtgctcgattttatacatctgtcagcaagaggtgtggctgaagtagccgattccactaatttgaaggggtgtccacatacttttgtatatatagtgtacacacatcaaagcaacacacacaggaagtggtAAAGAGGAAGTATATGTGTTACAGGAGATTCCCTAAAAAcacgccacttcgatacagctatgaccggaagttactttttcgtagcaggttaggagaataaggttagggttagcaaaaatgctctcctaaccttcTACGAAAAGTCACGGTCATAATTGTATGGAAGtgctgtgtttttagggagtcccGGTCAAACATACAGGAAACTCATGCTTGCGATATCCTGTTGGTACACGCCCCTTATTGTGTGTGAACACGTGTACTCTGCAACCATGTCATCCAGTTCTTgaagatgtgtgtttgtgtgcacaggAGTTTGTGTAACATGGTCCATATTCCCGTATGCAAACTATGAGGGTCTTTATTAAAGATTTGAACAGTCAAGTATTGTATGGTCACAAAGCGTTCATGAAGCAGAGCTTTGCTCCAGTCTGGCTTGGTAATTTATGGTGATGTTGATTTTGAGTTCATTTGAATGGTTTTGTTAGTTGATCATTATGTTGTAGGGTTCATTTGCTCAACCACCAGTCTGTTTGTTCCATGTTGTGGTCGTAGCATGTGTGCGTAGGGGTCAGTGTGAGGTGTCCTGTACTGCAGGTCCTCTGTCCCTGGTTGGCACCCTGTCTGCAACACATGATACCAATCTACACAAGCCAGGAATGCGCCCAAATTAGAACACACACTCATagcccaggacacacacacacacacctacgcagCCAGGCACCAATCACAATTTCTGTTCACCTAGGAGGAGCCGATGGTGGCACACACTGAGGTTGGTCTATAATTATTCTCCTCGTGATGCTCTGTGTAAACCTAGTTAAGATGGAAACTTGTCGCTGGTTTGGAACTGCTATAATTGTACCAGAAGTCAACTCCCCCTCCCTGAGCTACACACACGGCCATAACTATTTAGAAATGGGTCAAAGTGGAAAGGCTTTTACTTGGTGTTGTGGCAACACACAAACTGCCTTGATCTGTCTGAGGAGCCATCTGCTGTTTCCACACAGCAGCCTCTGATCTCAGcttggcacaaaatggctgccatgtcTCACCCAGATGGATCCTACTACTGTAACACGTGATGAGCCATTTGGCACAAAATGGTTGCCACACAACGTTGGTAGATGAGTTGACTTTCCTCCAGGCCAGTGGACAAATTCCTGTGGTTTCATGAAAGTGTGTAGGTGCAGTACCCAGTGTTATAACCAATGATTTATCTATACACAATGGTTTATATACAACATTGGTTGTGACTGTTGTCATGGTGAGTGTGATTGACAGAGAAGCACTCGGGATGGttttagagaaaaaaaacataagtGGAATTTATTCAGTGTTTCATACAGAAGAGAAACACTACAAAGAGAAGGACGGGACAACAGGAGGAGTCAGGGGTTCGGTCAGACGGGTTAGAGGTCATTGCGGTGGGGGTCAGGGGTAGGGTTGTTTTTGGGGGCAGGTGTGGCAAAGGGTAGTGCGTTTTTTTTGGGGCTGTTGTCACTCGGCCTTGACGTAGGAGCGTGTGGAGACGACGTCACCCAGAGTCAGAGtctgtggagaagagaggagaggatagttagatatacaatatacacatagattttttttatatacatacatatatacagtgtgtgtatgtatatgcagACGCTCCATAAatgtacacaaaaacacactccGTACTGACCAGTTCGAGGGCGTTGCCACTGACTTCACGRACCAGAGTGGTCTCCTTGCCGTCCCACTTTTGCACGTGAACCATCTTACCACCGTCTACCGTTATTAGGgactagagagagcgagaggtatgTTATGAACACACACGTCACATACTATTGACTGGGGGAAACTGGAGAGAGGCGATTAGAAGATACAATCTACTGCTAATTAAGTGAGTTTGAGACTGTGGTGAACATGTGTGTAATTGCAGATAAAGAATGGATATGACTGCACTTTAAACAAAGTTAGCCTGCACTATGTGACATGTGTGGCCACCTATCGAGAGTTGACTTGAGGttactagacacacacacacaaacaaaagtaACTATTCCTCAACAAtaagacattgtgtgtgtgtctgttctcttTTTCACTCAGATCATGCTTAGtagcctctctctcgcctctctctctctctctctctctctctctctctctgagattcATGTAGCAGCTGTCTCCGGTCACAAAGCTACAACGCATCAtccttgacctttgacccctcaACCCACCCAACATTTCAAGGCCTCtggctctgtttgtctgtttgaaaTAATTTGCTCTTCTACTGAACCCTGCATGTCATGGCGGATACAACCATTACCTGTAATCCAGCATACTTAACCTCTAGTCCCTGACCTCCCACCCCATTATAAGGATACACACTCATGACAACTCTTACAATGTATTATAAcggcatcataatgcattatagcTGTAAAGTCTAACGTGTTAGCCATAAAAATGACTGTAAAGTGTTATCATTAAAAACACAGTTACAACACCTACCATAAAGTATGACTAATCATCAGCTAGACATCTAGGACTTAAATCAGTATCTAAGCACTCCTGACTCCCTGGACCCGTACTCACAAAGTGTCTCAGgatcctgatctaggatcaggtccatcCTGTCCATATAGTCTTActaattatgatctaaaaggctaaactgatcctatatcagcactcttAACCCTGACCTCTTACCTTGACTTTCCTGTCGTCGGCGGTGGTCTCGTCGAACTCCTCTCCTAGTTTGAAGGAGATCTCGGTGTTCTTGAAAGTGCTCTGTGTCTTCAGAGTGACTGTGTCTCCAGCTACCTCGATGATGGTGGTGGGCTTGGTCATACCGCCAACCTGGCGTGTTGCAAAGCCCACACCTGTCAATCAAAAACACATCACAAGTTAACACTTCAGATTCCATCTAGATAAGAACATTATAGCCTACTATCTCATATCACATCTTGATTAGAaagactactactgctgctgccaaTACAGCCCCACCCTTACTGTAGACATTCCTTTCTGAAGAAAAAGGCAATGCACGCACCCATGCACGAAAACTCTTT from Salvelinus sp. IW2-2015 linkage group LG31, ASM291031v2, whole genome shotgun sequence includes the following:
- the fabp3 gene encoding fatty acid-binding protein, heart — encoded protein: MAEAFAGTWNLKDSKNFDEYMKALGVGFATRQVGGMTKPTTIIEVAGDTVTLKTQSTFKNTEISFKLGEEFDETTADDRKVKSLITVDGGKMVHVQKWDGKETTLVREVSGNALELTLTLGDVVSTRSYVKAE